The Gammaproteobacteria bacterium genome includes the window CGCTCGCCATGCTCACTCATCCAGCCAACATGCCGCGCCGGCACGCCGACCATCAGCGCATAATCCGGCACATCCCGGGTTACCACCGCGCCGGCGCCAATGAACGCATAACGACCGATCGTCACGCCGCACACGATCGTGCAATTCGCACCCAGCGTTGCGCCCTTGCGCACCAAGGTGTCGCGATATTCGTCCTTGCGCGGCACGGCCGACCGCGGGTTGTACACATTGGTAAACACCATCGATGGACCGCAGAACACATCGTCCTCAAGGGTCACATTGTCGTAGACCGATACATTGTTCTGAATCTTCACATTGTCGCCAATCACCACCCGATTGCCGACAAACACATTCTGCCCCAAGGAACAACCTCGTCCGATGCGGGCGCCGCCA containing:
- a CDS encoding N-acetyltransferase, whose amino-acid sequence is GGARIGRGCSLGQNVFVGNRVVIGDNVKIQNNVSVYDNVTLEDDVFCGPSMVFTNVYNPRSAVPRKDEYRDTLVRKGATLGANCTIVCGVTIGRYAFIGAGAVVTRDVPDYALMVGVPARHVGWMSEHGERLDLPLDGDGEEAVCSATGTKYRLHHGRVCKVG